The following coding sequences lie in one Zingiber officinale cultivar Zhangliang chromosome 2B, Zo_v1.1, whole genome shotgun sequence genomic window:
- the LOC122046663 gene encoding ACT domain-containing protein ACR4-like isoform X1: MDGDLSSSWYEKFIRGMNPPRVVIDNSCCPNATVIKVDSANKYGILLEVVQVLIDLNLIIKKAYISSDGGWFMDVFNVTDPEGKKIERQKQLDDIKDYIRKSIGEGFSFVPSQSRSVDFAPSSLDHTSIELTGTDRPGLLSEVSAVLTDLKCNVVNAEVWTHNARTAAVMQVTDEETGSAITDPQRLSKIKQLLCNVLKGNDRHRRAKTAVSMGITHKERRLHQLMFDDRDYEKSDDDHEAEHCRPKVSVVNWFDKDYSVVTVRCKDRPKLLFDTVCTLTDMQYVVFHGSVNAEGPEAFQEYYIRHIDGSPANSEAERQRVVQCLEAAIERRVSEGVKLELSTGDRMGLLSDVTRIFREHGLMVTRAEVSTRDGKAVNTFYVRDAAGNTLDLKTLDDIRSEIGQTVLQVKGNSDDLKSPQESSTRFLLSGLFKSRSLYNLGLIRSYT; encoded by the exons ATGG ACGGAGATTTGAGTTCCTCCTGGTACGAGAAATTCATCCGAGGAATGAACCCTCCACG GGTTGTTATCGATAACAGTTGTTGCCCAAATGCCACTGTTATTAAG GTTGATAGCGCAAATAAATATGGCATCCTTTTGGAAGTTGTTCAGGTCCTTATAGACCTCAATCTCATTATCAAGAAAGCTTACATATCATCTGATGGAGGATGGTTCATGGATG TTTTCAATGTCACAGATCCGGAAGGAAAGAAAATTGAGAGACAAAAACAATTGGATGATATAAAGGACTACATCCGTAAG TCGATAGGGGAAGGTTTTTCTTTTGTTCCATCACAAAGTAGATCTGTAGATTTTGCGCCGTCATCATTGGATCACACATCGATCGAGCTGACTGGGACGGATCGCCCCGGCCTTCTCTCTGAAGTTAGTGCAGTTCTTACTGATCTAAAATGCAATGTGGTGAATGCCGAAGTGTGGACGCACAACGCTAGAACTGCAGCAGTGATGCAGGTGACCGATGAGGAGACGGGTTCAGCTATCACAGATCCCCAAAGGCTCTCTAAAATCAAGCAGCTCCTTTGCAATGTTCTGAAAGGGAACGACAGACACAGGAGAGCGAAGACTGCAGTCTCAATGGGCATCACCCACAAAGAGAGGAGGCTCCATCAGTTGATGTTTGATGATAGAGATTACGAGAAGTCTGATGACGACCATGAGGCCGAGCATTGCCGGCCAAAGGTTTCTGTTGTTAATTGGTTCGACAAGGATTACTCGGTGGTCACAGTGCGATGTAAGGATAGGCCGAAGCTTCTTTTTGATACAGTTTGCACTTTGACGGATATGCAGTATGTAGTTTTCCATGGAAGCGTTAATGCAGAAGGCCCAGAAGCTTTTCAG GAGTACTATATCAGACATATAGATGGTTCCCCAGCTAACTCAGAAGCCGAGAGACAGCGAGTTGTTCAGTGCCTTGAGGCAGCCATAGAGAGGAGAGTATCTGAG GGTGTTAAGTTGGAGTTATCTACGGGTGATCGAATGGGCTTGTTATCTGACGTGACAAGAATATTCCGCGAGCATGGCCTGATGGTCACAAGAGCAGAAGTGTCCACAAGAGATGGCAAAGCTGTCAACACATTTTATGTCCGTGATGCTGCTGGTAACACCCTCGACCTGAAGACCTTGGATGACATACGATCCGAGATAGGGCAGACAGTGCTTCAAGTAAAAGGCAATTCTGACGATCTTAAATCCCCGCAAGAATCTTCTACCCGATTTCTGCTTAGTGGTCTATTCAAATCAAGATCACTTTACAATCTTGGATTAATTAGATCTTACACTTAG
- the LOC122046663 gene encoding ACT domain-containing protein ACR4-like isoform X2 gives MNPPRVVIDNSCCPNATVIKVDSANKYGILLEVVQVLIDLNLIIKKAYISSDGGWFMDVFNVTDPEGKKIERQKQLDDIKDYIRKSIGEGFSFVPSQSRSVDFAPSSLDHTSIELTGTDRPGLLSEVSAVLTDLKCNVVNAEVWTHNARTAAVMQVTDEETGSAITDPQRLSKIKQLLCNVLKGNDRHRRAKTAVSMGITHKERRLHQLMFDDRDYEKSDDDHEAEHCRPKVSVVNWFDKDYSVVTVRCKDRPKLLFDTVCTLTDMQYVVFHGSVNAEGPEAFQEYYIRHIDGSPANSEAERQRVVQCLEAAIERRVSEGVKLELSTGDRMGLLSDVTRIFREHGLMVTRAEVSTRDGKAVNTFYVRDAAGNTLDLKTLDDIRSEIGQTVLQVKGNSDDLKSPQESSTRFLLSGLFKSRSLYNLGLIRSYT, from the exons ATGAACCCTCCACG GGTTGTTATCGATAACAGTTGTTGCCCAAATGCCACTGTTATTAAG GTTGATAGCGCAAATAAATATGGCATCCTTTTGGAAGTTGTTCAGGTCCTTATAGACCTCAATCTCATTATCAAGAAAGCTTACATATCATCTGATGGAGGATGGTTCATGGATG TTTTCAATGTCACAGATCCGGAAGGAAAGAAAATTGAGAGACAAAAACAATTGGATGATATAAAGGACTACATCCGTAAG TCGATAGGGGAAGGTTTTTCTTTTGTTCCATCACAAAGTAGATCTGTAGATTTTGCGCCGTCATCATTGGATCACACATCGATCGAGCTGACTGGGACGGATCGCCCCGGCCTTCTCTCTGAAGTTAGTGCAGTTCTTACTGATCTAAAATGCAATGTGGTGAATGCCGAAGTGTGGACGCACAACGCTAGAACTGCAGCAGTGATGCAGGTGACCGATGAGGAGACGGGTTCAGCTATCACAGATCCCCAAAGGCTCTCTAAAATCAAGCAGCTCCTTTGCAATGTTCTGAAAGGGAACGACAGACACAGGAGAGCGAAGACTGCAGTCTCAATGGGCATCACCCACAAAGAGAGGAGGCTCCATCAGTTGATGTTTGATGATAGAGATTACGAGAAGTCTGATGACGACCATGAGGCCGAGCATTGCCGGCCAAAGGTTTCTGTTGTTAATTGGTTCGACAAGGATTACTCGGTGGTCACAGTGCGATGTAAGGATAGGCCGAAGCTTCTTTTTGATACAGTTTGCACTTTGACGGATATGCAGTATGTAGTTTTCCATGGAAGCGTTAATGCAGAAGGCCCAGAAGCTTTTCAG GAGTACTATATCAGACATATAGATGGTTCCCCAGCTAACTCAGAAGCCGAGAGACAGCGAGTTGTTCAGTGCCTTGAGGCAGCCATAGAGAGGAGAGTATCTGAG GGTGTTAAGTTGGAGTTATCTACGGGTGATCGAATGGGCTTGTTATCTGACGTGACAAGAATATTCCGCGAGCATGGCCTGATGGTCACAAGAGCAGAAGTGTCCACAAGAGATGGCAAAGCTGTCAACACATTTTATGTCCGTGATGCTGCTGGTAACACCCTCGACCTGAAGACCTTGGATGACATACGATCCGAGATAGGGCAGACAGTGCTTCAAGTAAAAGGCAATTCTGACGATCTTAAATCCCCGCAAGAATCTTCTACCCGATTTCTGCTTAGTGGTCTATTCAAATCAAGATCACTTTACAATCTTGGATTAATTAGATCTTACACTTAG